Proteins found in one Triticum aestivum cultivar Chinese Spring chromosome 4D, IWGSC CS RefSeq v2.1, whole genome shotgun sequence genomic segment:
- the LOC123099081 gene encoding disease resistance protein PIK6-NP-like, which produces MDEASRRAGGSSSRDISPAICDETQPPLAAGIQRDANFIQDEMEVMNGFVRHLARTQQLAPSAGHRDDQDNDEVQAWARQVRDLAGDSRDCINLYRHTGPRRAKGLLRYVQMPWFLGGCATIPRSRSTIAKRIRELKVRVQEAGERRLRYGIVMPPPPAITQTSTTMAMVSSSRRPPLDNFQESEDGGDNDDERGVFRRALIDAEPNILEEGAAELIAWLGKKGDGDEAGGRPFRLTVILAPDDAEGTGLAQQVYQDPSVSGVFNVKVWITIQRPPILWQIFHDLLCQLLPGQNQDMLDDTSSDNMKLLWSIRGRLEGRRVLIVLDDLDDYAGLWDQIRIALNFISLPAGSAIMVTTKDDGLVKSSSPDKVVTYSLVDFFFKRAVALVTSNFQDGDVRAIIRSILKRCDPDVASMKMFLHALYGNPNRTKQELEKLQESLCSEADDDSTYNLKQMVMFSYSDMPRQCQMCFLHLCLLLPQDHSIRRTSLVRRWAAQGLISAEGDHGSAEAAAERCFGAFVSRGLICPADIGDAGKIKTCVVPPPVHRLITEVAEEENVISVGSMICSAHLGDIKRCLGSLPASSQLLLLKVLDLEGCKGLQKRHLNNICKLFMLKYLSLRNTDVSALPKRIHKLQQLETLDIRQTKIQAFPADFAKLLMLKHLLAGRADLSPVKDTINSKESFSTPRMPRGIGAMRRNLEILSHVQVSRSGSELMLMDVGQLLKVRKLGVVLHGKKVGSSFKHLLQAISKLHKCLHSLSIRIGHPGDETDPLTFSMDQENPFSPPKFLQSLYISGLTGVELPPWITELHQLAKITLRDTSLTDHAIRLLGKLTGLRCLRLRQMSYAEMKITFGKEEFPSLKFLIIEGSDITNIIFESGAAPGLEKIAWGFKSMQFISGIGHLPRLKELELSGSCNPDPVKQAVAAHPNHPVFKHNA; this is translated from the coding sequence ATGGATGAAGCTTCCCGGCGAGCCGGCGGCTCATCCTCACGCGACATCTCGCCGGCCATCTGCGACGAGACGCAGCCACCACTGGCTGCCGGCATCCAACGCGACGCGAACTTCATCCAGGACGAGATGGAGGTCATGAACGGCTTCGTCCGCCACCTTGCCAGGACCCAGCAGCTGGCTCCTAGCGCTGGGCACCGCGACGACCAAGACAACGACGAGGTTCAGGCGTGGGCTAGGCAGGTCAGGGACCTCGCTGGCGACTCCCGGGACTGCATCAACCTCTACCGGCACACAGGCCCCCGCCGTGCAAAGGGGCTCCTGCGCTACGTGCAAATGCCATGGTTCCTTGGAGGGTGCGCCACCATCCCTCGCAGCCGCAGCACCATCGCCAAGCGTATCCGGGAGCTCAAGGTCCGGGTGCAAGAGGCCGGCGAGAGACGGCTGAGGTACGGCATCGTCATGCCGCCACCGCCTGCCATCACGCAAACTTCTACTACCATGGCGATGGTCAGCAGCAGCAGACGACCGCCTCTCGACAATTTCCAAGAATCAGAAGACGGTGGCGACAACGACGACGAGAGAGGTGTTTTCAGGCGAGCTCTGATCGATGCTGAGCCCAACATCTTGGAGGAAGGTGCAGCAGAGCTGATCGCCTGGCTGGGCAAGAAAGGAGACGGTGACGAGGCCGGAGGGCGGCCGTTCAGACTCACTGTCATTCTAGCACCAGATGATGCAGAAGGTACCGGTCTAGCTCAGCAAGTGTACCAAGATCCTTCGGTGTCCGGCGTGTTCAACGTCAAGGTATGGATCACCATCCAGAGGCCTCCAATCCTCTGGCAGATATTCCATGACCTGCTCTGCCAGCTCCTTCCTGGCCAAAACCAGGACATGCTGGACGACACATCATCAGACAACATGAAGCTCCTCTGGAGCATTCGAGGCCGCTTGGAAGGCAGAAGGGTCCTGATTGTTCTCGATGATCTCGACGATTACGCGGGCCTCTGGGACCAGATCAGGATTGCTCTCAACTTCATAAGCCTCCCTGCTGGCAGCGCCATCATGGTGACCACAAAGGATGATGGGCTTGTCAAGTCATCTTCTCCGGATAAAGTGGTAACCTATTCCCTTGTGGATTTCTTCTTCAAGAGAGCAGTGGCCCTTGTGACCAGCAATTTTCAGGATGGCGATGTTCGGGCCATCATACGCAGCATACTCAAGAGATGCGACCCGGATGTCGCTTCCATGAAGATGTTCCTCCATGCCTTGTATGGCAATCCTAACAGGACAAAACAAGAACTGGAGAAGCTGCAGGAAAGCCTGTGTTCGGAGGCCGACGACGATAGCACCTATAACCTTAAgcagatggttatgttttcctatagTGACATGCCTAGACAGTGTCAGATGTGCTTCCTGCACCTATGCCTTCTCCTCCCACAAGATCACAGCATCAGGAGGACATCCCTAGTAAGAAGATGGGCAGCCCAAGGCCTGATATCTGCGGAAGGCGATCATGGCTCAGCTGAAGCGGCAGCCGAGCGCTGCTTCGGTGCATTTGTCAGCCGAGGTCTCATTTGCCCTGCTGACATTGGTGATGCAGGCAAGATCAAGACTTGTGTAGTGCCTCCTCCAGTGCATCGCCTCATCACTGAGGTTGCAGAAGAAGAGAATGTCATCAGTGTCGGCTCCATGATCTGCAGTGCACATCTTGGTGACATCAAGAGGTGCCTGGGATCACTGCCCGCGTCCTCTCAACTGCTGCTGCTGAAGGTGCTCGATCTAGAAGGCTGCAAAGGCTTGCAGAAGCGCCATCTGAACAACATCTGCAAGTTGTTCATGCTCAAGTATTTGAGCCTCAGGAACACGGATGTTTCTGCACTGCCAAAGCGAATCCACAAGCTGCAGCAGCTAGAGACGCTGGACATTCGGCAAACCAAGATACAAGCCTTCCCCGCAGATTTCGCCAAGCTCTTGATGCTCAAGCATCTGCTCGCAGGCCGTGCAGACTTATCCCCAGTCAAGGACACCATCAACTCCAAGGAATCGTTTTCCACGCCGCGCATGCCCCGCGGAATCGGGGCCATGAGGAGGAACCTGGAGATACTGTCACACGTGCAGGTCTCCAGGAGTGGTAGTGAGTTGATGTTGATGGATGTTGGGCAGCTACTCAAGGTACGGAAGCTAGGAGTTGTTCTCCATGGCAAGAAGGTCGGCAGCTCCTTCAAGCATCTGCTCCAAGCAATCAGCAAGCTGCACAAATGCCTTCACTCTTTGTCGATCCGAATTGGACATCCTGGCGATGAGACCGATCCCCTTACATTCAGCATGGATCAAGAGAATCCATTTTCACCTCCCAAGTTTCTCCAGAGCCTGTACATCAGCGGCCTCACAGGCGTTGAGCTGCCTCCATGGATCACAGAGCTCCACCAACTTGCCAAGATTACCCTGCGTGACACATCCCTGACGGATCATGCCATACGACTCCTCGGCAAACTCACTGGCCTGCGCTGCCTTAGGCTCCGACAAATGTCCTACGCCGAAATGAAGATCACTTTTGGGAAAGAAGAATTCCCAAGCCTCAAGTTTCTCATCATCGAGGGCTCCGACATCACCAACATCATCTTCGAGAGTGGAGCAGCGCCTGGGCTGGAGAAGATAGCTTGGGGTTTCAAGAGCATGCAGTTCATCTCCGGAATCGGCCATCTCCCAAGGCTGAAAGAGCTCGAGCTCAGTGGCAGCTGCAACCCAGACCCGGTGAAGCAGGCCGTCGCAGCACACCCAAACCATCCCGTCTTCAAGCACAACGCCTGA
- the LOC123099082 gene encoding BTB/POZ and MATH domain-containing protein 2-like produces the protein MSSRSTSAIIARAVSGHHLLKIDGYSQTKVVTVASYIQSCTFDVGGHSWRINYYPNGFRSDSTDYISVFIQLVSVSRDLPVVPILQGISAQGSLSLLDRDGKPVPSYTHTFNRSFKTSEGSWGWYSYITRSALENSGYLKDDNFTLRCDITVTELRVEETEDCDFADLLWKKEGADVAFEVDGETLTAHRWVLAARSPILKAAVRAELLGELERERNTPIATVRIDNMEAKVFKALLHYIYTDTLPDEMDKGDEAATAMAHGLLEAADRYKVERLKLICEDMLCKRVSTGTAITTLVLAEQHHCQRLKITCIDFLVSPKNMEVVLENGGFKHLQRSCPSVLMDLIERAKVA, from the coding sequence ATGTCGTCACGCTCTACCTCCGCCATCATCGCCAGAGCGGTGAGCGGGCACCACTTGCTCAAGATCGACGGCTACTCGCAAACCAAGGTGGTCACCGTTGCTAGCTACATCCAATCCTGCACTTTTGATGTCGGAGGCCACAGCTGGCGTATCAACTATTACCCCAACGGCTTCCGCTCAGATAGTACCGATTACATATCTGTCTTCATTCAGCTTGTCAGTGTTAGCAGGGACTTGCCGGTCGTGCCAATCTTGCAGGGCATCTCAGCACAAGGCTCGCTCAGTTTACTGGACCGGGATGGGAAACCAGTGCCATCATATACCCACACCTTCAATAGAAGTTTCAAGACCTCTGAAGGAAGCTGGGGCTGGTACAGTTACATCACAAGGTCGGCGCTGGAGAACTCAGGTTACCTCAAGGACGATAACTTCACTCTCAGGTGCGACATCACCGTCACGGAGCTGCGCGTAGAGGAAACAGAGGATTGCGATTTCGCCGATCTCCTGTGGAAGAAGGAGGGGGCAGATGTGGCCTTCGAGGTTGATGGTGAGACACTCACCGCCCATCGATGGGTGCTGGCTGCCCGGTCACCGATCTTGAAGGCAGCAGTGAGAGCAGAACTCCTTGGCGAGCTGGAAAGGGAGAGGAACACGCCCATAGCCACCGTGAGGATCGACAACATGGAGGCAAAAGTGTTCAAGGCTTTGCTCCACTACATATACACCGACACATTGCCTGATGAGATGGACAAGGGAGATGAGGCTGCGACAGCAATGGCGCACGGATTGCTTGAAGCGGCGGATAGGTACAAGGTGGAGAGGCTGAAGCTGATCTGCGAGGACATGCTGTGCAAACGTGTCTCCACAGGCACGGCGATAACCACGCTGGTGTTAGCGGAGCAGCACCACTGCCAGAGACTCAAGATAACGTGCATCGACTTCCTCGTGTCTCCCAAGAATATGGAAGTCGTCTTGGAAAATGGTGGTTTCAAGCATTTACAGAGGAGCTGCCCCTCTGTTCTCATGGACCTCATAGAAAGGGCGAAAGTGGCCTGA
- the LOC123099083 gene encoding BTB/POZ and MATH domain-containing protein 2-like: protein MPLDFTKHFVAVPTEFKLRNNIGCSWKVTVKLMNGRVTLDQGWATYAVVHQIKIGYMVMFKLLTPDTLKVIIFDDDGIEVVNKCGKHDDAFAAKEQPNTRQCGSAHAARLSREVYAMQALLHTATKHALCVFIQLVSVSRDLPVVPDKGISAQGSLGLLNRTGKPVPLDTYTFSRRFTTNEEGWYKFFTRSTLESYLKDDCFTLSCDITVTKLRAEETEDCDFVDLLWKEGADVTFKVGGETIAAHRWVLAARSLILKAAAEAELLGVPEREKKTTPMATVRIDDMEAKVFKALLHYIYTDTLPDEMDKGDEAVTAMAHRLLGAADRYKVERLKLICEDMLCKRVSTSTVITTLVLAEQHHSQRLKAACIDFLISPNNMKVVLENGGFKHLQSSCPSVLMDLIERAKVA, encoded by the exons atgcccctggacttcaccaagcacttcgtcgcggtgccgacggagttcaagctcaggaacaacatcggctgctcctggaaggtgacagtcaagctgatgaacggcagggtgaccctggatcagggttgggccacctacgcagtcgttcatcagatcaagatcggctaTATGGTGATGTTCAAGCTCCTCACtcccgacaccctcaaggtcatcatcttcgacgacgATGGCATTGAGGTCGTCAACAAGTGCGGGAAGCACGACGACGCCTTCGCCGCCAAGGA gcaaccaaacaccaggcagtgtggttcagcccatgcag CCAGGCTGAGTAGAGAAGTGTATGCGATGCAGGCACTGTTGCacacggcaaccaaacacgccctatgtGTCTTCATTCAGCTTGTCAGTGTAAGCAGGGACTTGCCAGTGGTGCCTGACAAGGGCATCTCAGCTCAAGGTTCGCTCGGTTTACTGAACCGGACTGGGAAACCAGTGCCGTTAGATACCTACACCTTCAGCAGGCGTTTCACGACCAACGAAGAGGGCTGGTACAAATTCTTCACAAGATCGACGCTAGAGAGCTACCTCAAGGATGACTGCTTCACTCTCAGTTGCGACATTACTGTTACAAAGCTGCGAGCCGAGGAAACGGAAGATTGTGATTTTGTCGATCTCCTGTGGAAGGAGGGGGCAGATGTGACCTTCAAAGTGGGTGGTGAGACAATTGCCGCCCATCGATGGGTGCTGGCTGCCAGATCTCTGATCTTGAAGGCAGCAGCAGAAGCAGAGCTCCTTGGCGTGCCAGAAAGGGAGAAAAAGACGACGCCCATGGCCACCGTAAGGATCGACGACATGGAGGCAAAAGTGTTCAAGGCTTTGCTCCACTACATATACACCGACACATTGCCTGATGAAATGGACAAGGGAGATGAGGCGGTGACAGCAATGGCGCACCGATTGCTTGGAGCGGCTGATAGGTACAAGGTGGAGAGACTGAAGCTGATCTGCGAGGATATGTTGTGCAAACGTGTCTCCACAAGCACGGTCATAACCACGTTGGTGTTAGCGGAGCAGCACCACTCCCAGAGGCTCAAGGCGGCATGCATCGACTTCCTCATCTCCCCAAACAATATGAAAGTCGTCTTGGAAAATGGCGGTTTCAAACATTTACAGAGCAGCTGCCCCTCTGTTCTCATGGACCTCATAGAAAGGGCAAAAGTGGCCTGA